Proteins encoded by one window of Cloeon dipterum chromosome 4, ieCloDipt1.1, whole genome shotgun sequence:
- the LOC135943308 gene encoding uncharacterized protein LOC135943308 — MVGEGMQIFSVLFLTYFLCAVGHPCERKCSVDLQPMTCHYKFTLHATAINCDHCQRKNRTAQCLNQKCDLASKLALSVNGKTPGPTIQVCLGDRIIVDVENRLPSSFETSIHWHGILQKGTPYYDGVSRVTQCPLTPGTSFSYSFVADNPGTHFYHADSVTQHADGIYGAIIVNEAGKRARENVILLGTRNDALVSGAFGALHGALVGQNKPVAKLILNGKANNENVDEFEAKLSETLFSFVNVAAYDCPFEIAMESHSFKVVNAQGSDILPVFVEKIVIYPGGRYDVEIYQIGEKCEKCVLKVSGLHKCSQLEQIKTVIRPVGDQNIATNDIKAKSLSANCLKDPSNLCNAQLEGANPPDITFTPDLTFFLTFGHMRVPKVSSEDVEFRFVLNDIEYYPTFLDSSDEDGTLIPHINTVSFRPPSTPILSQYEDREPSFECESWANLSPAPASRPKSTCKGPPHYCGCTHYIRVAVNATVKLVFRHESDSSNKNAGTFHLHGHKMYTANWRSSSDDMENTNKRPVAKDTIVVPPSGEISAFFKANNPGFWLLETRGDQITSAGVGMALIVQVGDPSEMLPVPAGYPTCRGLKPDDFIF, encoded by the exons ATGGTCGGCGAGGGGATGCAAATTTTCTCCGTTCTTTTCCTGACTT ACTTTTTGTGTGCGGTCGGCCACCCGTGCGAGAGAAAATGCAGCGTCGACCTCCAGCCGATGACCTGCCACTACAAATTCACTCTCCACGCAACCGCTATTAA CTGTGATCACTGCCAAAGAAAAAACAGAACTGCTCAATGCTTGAACCAAAAATGTGACTTAGCCAGTAAATTGGCATTGTCTGTGAATGGGAAAACGCCAGGACCGACAATACAG GTTTGCCTAGGAGACCGGATAATCGTTGACGTGGAAAACCGACTACCGAGCAGTTTCGAAACTTCAATCCACTGGCATGggattttgcaaaaaggcACTCCTTACTATGACGGAGTCTCGAGAGTAACTCAGTGTCCTTTGACACCCGGGACGTCCTTCAGTTATTCTTTCGTCGCTGATAACCCAGGAACACACTTTTACCACGCGGATTCAG TTACGCAGCATGCTGACGGCATCTACGGAGCTATAATCGTTAACGAGGCTGGAAAGCGCGCCCGCGAAAATGTAATCCTGCTTGGGACCAGAAATGATGCTCTTGTTAGTGGCGCTTTTGGAGCCCTACATGGCGCATTAGTTGGTCAAAACAAGCCGGTTGCAAAGCTTATTTTGAATGGGAAAGCCAATAACGAG aACGTTGATGAATTCGAGGCAAAATTATCAGAAACACTATTTAGTTTTGTGAATGTGGCTGCGTATGATTGTCCTTTTGAAATAGCTATGGAGAGCCATAGCTTTAAGGTGGTGAACGCACAAGGAAGCGATATTTTGCCTGTGtttgttgagaaaatcgtaatttatcctg GAGGAAGATACGACGttgaaatatatcaaattgGTGAGAAATGTGAAAAGTGCGTGCTGAAGGTATCAGGTTTGCACAAATGCAGCCAACTGGAACAAATAAAGACTGTAATCAGGCCTGTGGGAGACCAAAATATTGCAACCAATGATATTAAGGCCAAG tcTCTGTCTGCCAACTGCTTGAAAGATCCCTCAAATTTGTGCAATGCTCAACTGGAGGGTGCCAATCCACCAGACATCACATTTACTCCTGATCTGACCTTTTTCCTCACATTCGGACATATGAGGGTGCCCAAAGTGTCAAGTGAGGATGTGGAATtcagatttgttttaaatgacaTTGAATATTACCCGACCTTTTTAGACAGCA gtGATGAAGACGGCACCCTAATTCCCCACATCAACACGGTTTCCTTCAGGCCGCCATCTACCCCTATTTTGTCCCAATACGAAGACCGTGAGCCTTCTTTTGAGTGTGAAAGCTGGGCGAATTTGTCGCCAGCGCCAGCAAGCAGACCGAAATCCACGTGCAAAGGACCGCCCCACTATTGCGGATGCACTCATTACATCAGGGTTGCGGTCAATGCAACGGTCAAACTAGTCTTTAGACACGAAA gtgattcttctaataaaaatgctgGAACGTTCCACTTGCACGGACACAAAATGTACACTGCAAACTGGCGGTCATCGAGTGACGATATGGAGAACACAAATAAAAGACCTGTTGCCAAGGACACGATTGTTGTACCACCTTCAGGAGAAATCtcagcattttttaaagcaaacaatcCAG GCTTCTGGCTGCTCGAAACCCGTGGCGATCAAATTACTTCTGCGGGTGTTGGAATGGCTTTGATTGTGCAAGTAGGAGATCCAAGTGAAATGCTTCCAGTGCCAGCCGGGTACCCCACCTGCAGGGGTTTGAAGCCAGACGactttattttctaa
- the LOC135942725 gene encoding troponin C, isoallergen Bla g 6.0101-like: MLKKAFDAFDREKAGFISTDMIGTIFEMLGIQISDDEVEEIISEVDADGSGQLEFEEFCLMSSRFLGAEEEDPEAMRQELREAFRLYDKEGNGYITTDVLKEIFRELDNKITADELEQMIEEIDSDGSGTVDFEEFMEVMTGGDD, from the exons a TGTTGAAGAAAGCCTTTGATGCCTTCGACCGTGAAAAGGCTGGCTTCATTTCAACCGACATGATCGgcacaatttttgaaatgctgGGCATTCAAATTTCTGACGATGAGGtagaagaaattatttcagagGTCGATGCTGATG GCTCTGGACAGTTGGAGTTTGAAGAGTTCTGTCTTATGTCATCACGCTTCTTGGGAGCAGAAGAAGAGGATCCTGAAGCGATGCGTCAGGAGCTTCGCGAGGCATTCAGATTGTACGACAAGGAAGGTAACGGCTATATCACGACCGATGTGCTCAAGGAAATTTTCCGGGAGTTGGACAACAAAATCACCGCCGATGAGTTGGAGCAGATGATTGAGGAAATTGACTCTGACGGTTCTGGTACCGTGGACTTTGAGGAGTTCATGGAAGTCATGACTGGAGGCGACGATTAA
- the LOC135942724 gene encoding troponin C, isoallergen Bla g 6.0101-like: MDELTTDQIQMLKKVFDAFDREKKGCISTDMISTIFEMLGIQISDEGVDEIILEIDAEGTGNLDFDSFCILSARFMVEEDTEKMQQELREAFRLYDREGNGYITTEVLKEIFRELDNTITEEDLDEMIEEIDSDGSGTVDFEEFMEVMTGGDD; this comes from the exons ATG GATGAGCTTACCACTGACCAAATTCAGA tgctCAAGAAGGTGTTCGATGCCTTCGACAGAGAGAAGAAAGGATGCATCAGCACAGACATGATCAGCACCATTTTCGAGATGCTTGGTATCCAAATTTCAGATGAAGGTGTTGATGAAATCATTCTGGAAATCGATGCGGAAG GCACGGGAAACTTGGACTTTGACAGTTTCTGCATTCTGTCTGCGCGGTTCATGGTTGAGGAGGACActgaaaaaatgcagcaagAGTTGCGAGAGGCTTTCAGGCTGTACGACAGAGAGGGAAACGGATACATCACCACGGAAGTGCTCAAAGAAATCTTCCGCGAGTTGGACAACACAATTACTGAGGAGGATCTCGACGAGATGATTGAAGAAATTGACTCTGACGGCTCCGGGACAGTGGACTTTGAGGAGTTTATGGAGGTTATGACTGGAGGAGATGactga
- the LOC135942723 gene encoding troponin C, isoallergen Bla g 6.0201 codes for MDELNQDQLAMLKKAFDAFDHEKKGCISTEMVGTILEMLGIQVTAKMFDEIIAEVDADGSGELEFEEFCMLSSRFLVEEDAEAMQQELREAFRLYDKEGNGYITTDVLREILRELDDKITAEELDMMIEEIDSDGSGTVDFDEFMEVMTGGDD; via the exons ATG GATGAGCTTAACCAGGATCAACTTGCCA TGCTTAAGAAGGCTTTCGATGCCTTCGATCACGAGAAGAAAGGCTGCATCTCTACCGAGATGGTCGGCACCATCCTGGAGATGTTGGGCATCCAGGTGACTGCAAAGATGTTCGACGAAATCATCGCTGAAGTCGATGCTGACG GCTCCGGTGAGCTGGAGTTTGAAGAGTTCTGCATGCTCTCATCTCGCTTCCTGGTTGAGGAGGACGCTGAGGCGATGCAGCAGGAGCTGCGCGAAGCCTTCCGTCTCTACGACAAGGAGGGCAACGGCTACATTACCACCGACGTGCTCCGCGAGATCCTCCGTGAGCTGGACGACAAGATCACCGCCGAGGAGTTGGACATGATGATTGAGGAAATTGATTCTGACGGCTCCGGCACTGTGGACTTTGACg AGTTCATGGAGGTCATGACCGGTGGAGACGATTAA